A window of Thermodesulfobacteriota bacterium genomic DNA:
TCTCTAAGACGGTGTGCCACCTCTATCTCGTTCGAGCCGACGACTGGCCAAATCCCTAGGTAAACCGCCTCTTGGTCGCTGAACTTTGCGACCATGTCGGCCTCCTCGGCCCCTAGCTCGACCCGGGCTACATCGCTCAGCCGCACGATGGCACCACCGCGTTCGGCTACCACCAGGTCTTTGAACTCATCAACCGCACGCAAATCGGTGTTTGCAAGCAGATTCACCTGCACTAGGTTGCCCTTGGTTTGCCCGACGGCGGCGAGGTAGTTATTGCGCTCTAGAGCTGCATGTACATCGCCGGGCGCCAGGTTGAGCGCAGCCAGTCGATCCGGATCGAGCCAGACGCGCATGGCGATCTGGCGTCCACCCTCGATGGTCACGCGCTGGACCCCGGATAGAGTAGCGAATTGCGGCTGCAGCGTGCGCGCTAGCCAATCGGTGATGGCCGGGACGCTCCGTTCTGTGGAGGTGAAGCTCAGGTAAAACGACGCATACGGCCGGTCGGCTCGTTGCACCTCGACGACCGGCGGCTCGGCTTCCGCCGGAAGCTCAGAGCGAATCTGCTGTAGACGCGCCGTAACCTCGGCCAGCGCCGCCGTACTGCTGTGGTTGAGCTTAAGTCGCACCGTGACGGTGCTCACACCGGCGCGGCTGGTAGATTCGATATAATCGACGCCGCTGATGGCTGCTACCGCCCGCTCGATGGGCGTGGTCAGGAAGCCACGAACGGTCTCGGCGCTGGCGCCGTAGTAGACAGTCGTGATCACCACGGAGGAGCTCTCTATCTGCGGATACTGTTGCACCGGCAGGGTCATTATCGCCCGCCAACCCACGAGCACGATCACCAAGTTGACCACTACCGCCAGTACCGGGTGTTTGATGAAGATGTCGGTGAATGAGCGGCCGTCTCCGCCCTTTTTGTGTGGTTCCAGATCTGTCTCGCTGTTCACTTGTCACCTCTCCGTACGTGAGTCCGTCCTGTGGTCGCTGGCAATAGTAACCAGTGCCGCCTCACGCAGCTTGAAGGACCCAGAAGTAGCCACACGCTCCCCGGGGGAGAGCCCGGCAAGTATCAACACCTCGTCGTCGATTACCGAGCCGCTCTTTACCCGCCTGACGTGCGCTCGGGTCATACCTTTATCATCCGGCGTAAGCACGAATACGTGGTCGCCGTCCGGTCCCTTGCGCAAGGCACTCACCGGGACGGCTACGGCCTTACTGGACTGGCCCACCGGAACCCTGACCCGTACCGAGGCACCCGGTGCAGGTGCATAGGCAGCACCCTCGACCCTCACGCGCACCATGGCGTTCCGGGTGGTCGGGTCGATGCGCGCATCGATCGCCACGATCTTTGCGGTGGTTGGCGATGAGTTACTGGTGGCGAAAACGTCCACACTTTCACCTTCACGAAGGCCCATAGCCACCCACTGTGGAACGGCAAAGTCCACGTGCACAGCATCGTCGACGCCCTGGAGCGTGGTGAGCTGGGTGCCCTCGTTCAAATACTGGCCAGGGTGCACATCCGCTAGACCCACCCGCGCACGGAAAGGCGCACGTATGGTCTTCTTGGCGATGATCGCCCTGATGCGCGCAATCTGTGCCAGGGCCACATCGCGCTCCGCACGGGCGCGGTCTAACTCCTCTTGGGAGGCGGCACGGCTCTGGGTTAAGCGCTGCATACGGGCGAGCGTCGTCTCGGCAAGGGCAGCCTGCGCCTGCAGGGCCTTAAGCTCAGCCTCTTCGACAGATACATCGAGAGCTATCAGTAGCTCACCCTCATCGACCACCTGCCCCGGTGTGAACATCACCTGGCGGACTGTGCCCGGAAGCTCGTTACGCAGGGTGATCGAGCGCAGGGCCAGGACCGTCCCGATCGACGTCATCGTCGGACGATGCTCGCGTTCCTTAGCAACTGCGGCCATCACCGACTCCATCGGTTCGGGCTGGTTTGCAGAAGCAAAATTGGCCTCCTGTATGGATGCGTACTTCCACGCAGCCAGACCGCCCCCGGTCCCGACCAGCGCCACGAGAAGAAGAAAGGACCCAATCCAACCACGACGAATCATGAGCAGTATCCTCCTAAGCATTTGTCCCTCGTATTTTTCGAATCTTTCCTATTTCCCGTCTAGAGCCAATTATCCGATTAGATATAAAACTAAGTGAAAGGATACGAATTATTTTCCCCGTCCATGGGTAGATAATCTGAAAGCTTATCCCTTAGAAAAAGCCTAGCTCTAAGAATCCTGGATTTAACATTCGGGAGGGAAAGCCTCAATATTTTTGCCACCTCATGATTTGTCAGTCCTTCAACATCCCTTAAATGAAAAACTATTCTATACGGCTCTGGAAGCTCATTCACCGCACTTTCTATTATCTCCATCACTTCTTTGCTGAGGAGTATCTCATCAGGCCTACCGCTCCAGTCTTTTGCTTCAACCCCTTCCAGCACTCCATCCTGGTTATAAGGAGTGTAATCCTCAAGGGTCACATTATTCTTGTATTTCGTCTCAGACCTTAAGTGAATGAAACTAGCATTTGATGCCACCCTATGGAGCCAGGTGGAGAACTTAGACTCTTCATGAAAGGTATTGAGCTTCCCTACGAGGGTGATAAATACCTCTTGCAGGACATCCTCTGCATCACTGGGGTTTCGTGTAATCCTTAATGCAAGCCTGTAAATCTTGTCCGCATAACGATTTACCAGTTCATCAAAAGCCTCTTCATCCTGAGCTTCGACGAAGCTCCTGACCAGCTCCTCATCAGATAACTCTTTGTGGTTTAATATTACTTTATAATTTAAGCCTCTTCCGGACAAAGACTCGGGTATAGCCCTGCCTTTTCCTGCTATCGAGCCAAAAAGCTGTGATTCTTTCCCTATTCCTGCTTTTTCTTCGACTATGTTAGCTCTTCCCATTTTTCACCTCGCGTACAGCTTATGTAAACCTTTATGCGGGCCGTTTCTACTTTTAAAGGACAAACAACTTTTTCAACTTTTGCGGCCTTATTTTTTAGTCATCAGAATTTAGCAAAGAATGTGCCAAGATAAAAAAGCAGCCCAGCTAACACCTAAGTGGCTTATGTTACAGTATTTTTGCTGTTTCCAATTGCTATTTATCCGCTATTTGAAGGCAGGCTATCCTGAGAAATATCACAACTGTCGTGAAATATCACGAAAAAAATATTCTTTTTTCCTTGAACACGCAGGCTTAACTGATACAATATTTACGGGAATCAAGGAAATTACCAACCGCTATTTATTTGATATGAGCACCCCCGACGTTTTAAAAGAACTTGAAGAATCCCTCTCCCTACTAAATGCGACCCTGGAATCGACTGCCGACGGAATTCTTGTGGTCAGCATTGGAGGGAAGATAGTCAGTTTTAATCGGAAACTTGTAGACATGTGGAATATCCCTGATTCCATCATTGATTCACGGGATGATAATCAAGCGCTCGAGTTCGTCCTCGACCAATTAAAAAACCCGGAAAACTTTCTCAAAAAGGTGAAGGAGTTGTACAGCCAACCGGAGGCGGAAAGCTACGACGTGCTCGAGCTTAACGATGGCAGGATATTCGAGCGTTATTCCCAGCCTCAGCGAATTGGAGAAAAGGTTGTGGGAAGGGTATGGAGTTTTCGCGATGTTACCGAGCGCAGGCGCGCTGAGCAGGCGCTCCGGGATAGTGAGGAACGGTACCGTACACTGGTTGAAAACGCGTACGACTTAATATCTGAAGCAAGCAGCGACGGACGATGGCTCTATTTCAGTCCTAACTATAAGGAAGTGTTAGGTTATGAGCCTGATGAGATCATAGGCAAAAGCATTTTTGAGAAGAATGAAACCTGTCACCCTGATGACCTGGCCGACTTTAAGACTGAATTCACCAGAATGGTGAATACGTTCTCCTCTTCACGCGGCATATTCAGGCTGCGACACAAGAATGGAGAGTGGCGATGGTTTGAGGGCGTGTGTACGCCGTTCAAGAGGACTACGGGGGAGGTTCGGATAGTTTGCATCTCTCGCGACATTACAGAGCGTATGCGCGCGGAAGAGGCACTAGAATACCGAGTTAGATTCGGCAATCTCATATCGTCTCTATCCACACACTTCATAAACCTGGCATCGGATGAAATTGATGAAGGTATTAATTACGCCTTAAAAGCGATAGGGGAATTTGCCGAGGTTGACCGCAGTTATATATTCCTTTATCGGGACAGTGGAAGGATAGTGGACAACACCCATGAATGGTGTGCTTCCGGGGTAGAGCCGCAGATCCATAGGCTAAAGGGACAACTAGTTGATGACTTTCCCTGGCTCATGGGAAAGCTTAAAAGGGGAGAGGTAGTGCATGTGCCCCGCGTCTCAGACCTGCCACCCGAAGCCAGCGCCGAGAAGAAAGAATTTGAATTTCAGGATATTCGCTCGCTGGTCATCGTCTCCCTGGTTTTTGGCGGGTCCCCCATTGGATTTCTGGGTTTTGATTCCGTTCGAACCGAAAAAACATGGAGCGAAGACACCATCGAACTTCTAAAGATCGTAGGGGAAATGTTCGCAAACGCACTCGAACGAAAGCGCACTGAGGAGACACTTAAAGAGAGTTTCGCGCAGTTATCGAAGAAAACCCGGTACGAGAGTATAGTTAGCGCCGTAGGCCGAAGCATACACCAGACAATCAACTTGCAGGATGTGCTAGACAACGCCGTTGATGCCATAAACAAGAATATGGACCAGGCAGACATCGTCGAGATCTATTTGATCGAAGGAGATGAAGCAGTTCTTAAGGCACATAAAGGCTACACCGAAGAGTATATCGAGATGGCGGGAAGGATCCCATATCCCAAGGGCTTTATCTGGAAGACAGCGTTAAACCGAGAGACTATATATTGCCCGGATACAGACCAGGACACGATCATTGGCCCTGCCGGAAGGAAAGCAGGAATAAAGAGTTACCTGTCTATGCCCATAAGGTTTGAGGGCCAGATATTTGGTGTCATAGGCATAAATTCTTTCAAGGAAAACTCCTTCAACGAAGAAGAACAAAAACTTCTAAACACGGTGAGACATCAAATAGAGATAGCCATCAAGAATGCAAAGCAGGCGGAGGCTTTAAAGGAAGCCTTGTCAGAAGTAGAAAGGCTTAAAAACCGGCTTCAGGCCGAGAACGTATATCTACGGGAAGAGATAAGAACAGAACACAACTTTGAAGAGATCATAGGCGAAAGCCAGGCACTCAAGAACGTGCTCCGCAAAGTGGAGCAGGTAGCGCCTACCGATGCCACCGTCCTAATTCAGGGCGAGACCGGGACCGGCAAGGAACTGGTAGCCCATGCCATTCACAACCTGAGCCCTCGAAGGGACCGGCCTCTAATCAAGGTCAACTGTGGGGCGATTTCTCCAGGGCTGGTAGAGAGTGAGCTATTCGGCCACGAAAAAGGGGCCTTCACCGGGGCGATTCAGCGTAGAGTGGGGCGTTTTGAGCTGGCAAACGACAGCACAATTTTTTTAGATGAGGTCGGTGAATTGCCCCAAGACACCCAGGTTAAACTATTGCGCGTCCTGCAAGAAGGAGAGTTTGAACGAGTGGGCGGTTCTCAAACCATCAAGGTCGATGTCCGGGTTATAGCCGCCACAAATAGGGACCTGAAAAAAGCGGTCGGGGAAGGGAATTTCCGGCCGGACCTTTACTACAGACTAAACGTCTTCCCTATTTTAATCCCCCCGCTTCGGGAACGACAGGATGATATTGAGCTTCTGGTAAGTTATTTCACCGAAAAATATTCCACCAAACTAGGTAAAAAGGTTGAGGTAATCCCCAAAAAAACCATGGACGCCCTGCTGTCTTATCATTGGCCGGGGAATGCCCGGGAGCTGGAGAATGTAATCGAGCGGGCAGTCATCCTTGCTCATGGAAATACCCTACAGGTTGAAGATTTAATTGACATCAGACCGGACACAGATTCTCAGGGTTTAAACTTAGAAACGCTCGAGCATATGGAGCGCTCGCATATACTTCAGGCGCTCGCAAAAACCAATTGGGTAATCGACGGCAAGCGGGGCGCGGCCATGATTTTGGGTATTAACCCCGGTACCCTCCGTTCCAGGATGCGGAAGCTGGGCATCAAAAAGCCGGAAGCTTTTGAGAAAAGTGTCAGTCCCCGGGCCCAGGTCTTGAAATAAATTCGAGATGGCCTCTTACTCTAACCCTTTAATAGCCGTCTTTCAAACCCTCGCTAAGACTTCAAAGCTCACCGAAAGAACCAGACCATAGATATTATTTCTCCATACATAGAAAAATAGTGAAATCCTATCCCTTAAGAAAAGTCTTGCCCTGAGAATCCCCTACTTAACATCCGAGAGAGAAAGCCTCGATTATTTGCTACCTCAGGATCTGTAAGCCCTTCCATATACCTGCACGGCCGAGTCTGAGTTGACCGAAGTTCGGAGTTGTGATAGTTTCTCTACCGATACAGTCGATCAGTTCAACAACCAGGGTTTTGAATCCCCAAGACAAAGGAGACGAACAACATGAGGAAGAAGAGGTTTCCCCTCACCGAACGCACTACGGGGTCAGGCCAAGCGTTGATGGCGTTTAAGGTGAAGGTCCCGGATCCGTTTGCACGCCTTCCGCACCTAATGGAATTTTTTTTCGGGGTCTCTTCTGTCCGCATAATCATCATTACACTCTTTGTTGTCTTTTTCGCAACCTCATTGGGAGATATAGCCATGGCTCAAACCAAGGACGAAATCGAAGCACGTAATAAAGCAGTCGTCCAGGCCAGTTTCGACGCCTGGAGGGCTGGAACCGGCAGCCCGTACGACCTGCTGGCCGACGACGCGAGCTGGACCATCGTCGGTCATTCGGCGGCATCAAAGACCTATCCTAGCAAGGAAGCCTTCATGGGCGAGGTGATCCGGCTGTTCAATGCCCGCATGAGCGTCGGCCTGAAGCCGACGATCCGCAACATCTACGCCGACGGAGACACGGTTATCATCTTCTTTGATGCCAACGGTACGGCGCGCGACGGTAAGCCCTACGCCAATACGTATGCCTGGTTCCTCGACATGCGCGACGGCAAGGTGGTCAAGGCATTCGCCTTCTTCGACAGCACCGTCTTTAACGAGTTCTGGCAGCGCGTGAAGCCGTAGCCTCGAAGTAAGTTGCGGCGATTCCACAACGGAGAGTCTGACACGCTCGAGTAAAGATGTATGATTCGGTGTCAGATGGCCTAAGTCCATTAACCTCTGATTCAGAAGGGCCGATTAGTATTCACCTACGCGGTGACTATGGACGCACACTTAGAAAGTTATGACTGCACGCCCTATGATGTCGCCGTCGCGAAGCAATTCTAGATTCTCATTGATATCTTCGAACCCGACTTTTTTCACAGTGTGCTTAATTTTTCCCTGTTGGGCCAGGGCCACGACCTCACTCAGGTCGTTGTAGTTGCCCCAGAAAGAGCCGTGATACGTGAATTCCCGGGCAACAAAGGGAAAGAGGGGAATGTTGATGCGGCTGCCGACCAGACCGACAGAGACATACG
This region includes:
- a CDS encoding sigma 54-interacting transcriptional regulator is translated as MSTPDVLKELEESLSLLNATLESTADGILVVSIGGKIVSFNRKLVDMWNIPDSIIDSRDDNQALEFVLDQLKNPENFLKKVKELYSQPEAESYDVLELNDGRIFERYSQPQRIGEKVVGRVWSFRDVTERRRAEQALRDSEERYRTLVENAYDLISEASSDGRWLYFSPNYKEVLGYEPDEIIGKSIFEKNETCHPDDLADFKTEFTRMVNTFSSSRGIFRLRHKNGEWRWFEGVCTPFKRTTGEVRIVCISRDITERMRAEEALEYRVRFGNLISSLSTHFINLASDEIDEGINYALKAIGEFAEVDRSYIFLYRDSGRIVDNTHEWCASGVEPQIHRLKGQLVDDFPWLMGKLKRGEVVHVPRVSDLPPEASAEKKEFEFQDIRSLVIVSLVFGGSPIGFLGFDSVRTEKTWSEDTIELLKIVGEMFANALERKRTEETLKESFAQLSKKTRYESIVSAVGRSIHQTINLQDVLDNAVDAINKNMDQADIVEIYLIEGDEAVLKAHKGYTEEYIEMAGRIPYPKGFIWKTALNRETIYCPDTDQDTIIGPAGRKAGIKSYLSMPIRFEGQIFGVIGINSFKENSFNEEEQKLLNTVRHQIEIAIKNAKQAEALKEALSEVERLKNRLQAENVYLREEIRTEHNFEEIIGESQALKNVLRKVEQVAPTDATVLIQGETGTGKELVAHAIHNLSPRRDRPLIKVNCGAISPGLVESELFGHEKGAFTGAIQRRVGRFELANDSTIFLDEVGELPQDTQVKLLRVLQEGEFERVGGSQTIKVDVRVIAATNRDLKKAVGEGNFRPDLYYRLNVFPILIPPLRERQDDIELLVSYFTEKYSTKLGKKVEVIPKKTMDALLSYHWPGNARELENVIERAVILAHGNTLQVEDLIDIRPDTDSQGLNLETLEHMERSHILQALAKTNWVIDGKRGAAMILGINPGTLRSRMRKLGIKKPEAFEKSVSPRAQVLK
- a CDS encoding efflux RND transporter permease subunit — encoded protein: MNSETDLEPHKKGGDGRSFTDIFIKHPVLAVVVNLVIVLVGWRAIMTLPVQQYPQIESSSVVITTVYYGASAETVRGFLTTPIERAVAAISGVDYIESTSRAGVSTVTVRLKLNHSSTAALAEVTARLQQIRSELPAEAEPPVVEVQRADRPYASFYLSFTSTERSVPAITDWLARTLQPQFATLSGVQRVTIEGGRQIAMRVWLDPDRLAALNLAPGDVHAALERNNYLAAVGQTKGNLVQVNLLANTDLRAVDEFKDLVVAERGGAIVRLSDVARVELGAEEADMVAKFSDQEAVYLGIWPVVGSNEIEVAHRLR
- a CDS encoding efflux RND transporter periplasmic adaptor subunit, producing the protein MLRRILLMIRRGWIGSFLLLVALVGTGGGLAAWKYASIQEANFASANQPEPMESVMAAVAKEREHRPTMTSIGTVLALRSITLRNELPGTVRQVMFTPGQVVDEGELLIALDVSVEEAELKALQAQAALAETTLARMQRLTQSRAASQEELDRARAERDVALAQIARIRAIIAKKTIRAPFRARVGLADVHPGQYLNEGTQLTTLQGVDDAVHVDFAVPQWVAMGLREGESVDVFATSNSSPTTAKIVAIDARIDPTTRNAMVRVRVEGAAYAPAPGASVRVRVPVGQSSKAVAVPVSALRKGPDGDHVFVLTPDDKGMTRAHVRRVKSGSVIDDEVLILAGLSPGERVATSGSFKLREAALVTIASDHRTDSRTER
- a CDS encoding nuclear transport factor 2 family protein: MEFFFGVSSVRIIIITLFVVFFATSLGDIAMAQTKDEIEARNKAVVQASFDAWRAGTGSPYDLLADDASWTIVGHSAASKTYPSKEAFMGEVIRLFNARMSVGLKPTIRNIYADGDTVIIFFDANGTARDGKPYANTYAWFLDMRDGKVVKAFAFFDSTVFNEFWQRVKP
- a CDS encoding sigma-70 family RNA polymerase sigma factor; protein product: MGRANIVEEKAGIGKESQLFGSIAGKGRAIPESLSGRGLNYKVILNHKELSDEELVRSFVEAQDEEAFDELVNRYADKIYRLALRITRNPSDAEDVLQEVFITLVGKLNTFHEESKFSTWLHRVASNASFIHLRSETKYKNNVTLEDYTPYNQDGVLEGVEAKDWSGRPDEILLSKEVMEIIESAVNELPEPYRIVFHLRDVEGLTNHEVAKILRLSLPNVKSRILRARLFLRDKLSDYLPMDGENNSYPFT